From the genome of Loxodonta africana isolate mLoxAfr1 chromosome 4, mLoxAfr1.hap2, whole genome shotgun sequence:
gtaaagaatttcattttatttggatccacaatcaacagccatggaagcagcagtcaagaaatcaaaagatgcattgtgctggggaaatctgctgcaaaggacttctttaaagtgttgaaaagcagagacatcaccttgaagactaaggtgagcttgattcaagccatggtgttttcaatcacttcatatgcatgcaacagcttggagatgaataagaaagaccagagaagaaatgatgcctttgaattatggtgttggtgaagaatattcactataccatgaactgccaaaagaatgaacaaaactgtctcagaagaagtacaacaagaatgctccttagaaacaaggatggtgagactatgtctcacatattttggacttgttatcaaaAGGAAtgagtccctgtagaaggacatcatgcttggcaaagtagagggtcagtgaaaaaagaagaccctcaatgaaatagactaacacagtgtctgcaacaatgggctcaagtataacgatgattgtgaggatggcacaggaatggacagtgtttcgttctgttgtatgtatggttgttatgagtcggaacccactggaGGGAAGCTAACAACAATAGCTATGAAGACACTGATAATTTCTATacacatctcatttaatccttataactgAGGTTGAAAaaattttcctcctttttatagatgGAAAACTGAAACATAAggaaatcaaaaaccaaaccaaacccattgtcatcaattcaattctgactcacagcaactgtataagacagagtagaaataggtcgcatagggtttccaaggagtggctgtggatttgaactgctgactttttgtttagcagccaaccgcttaaccactgtgccaaggaAGTTAAGTAATTTTTCAAAGACCATATAACCATCAAGTGATGCAGTGAAAATTCCAGAAAGGTTTCTGCTTTGGGATTCtaaacttctagcttcctagccATTTTCTCTCTGTTATATTTTTTGCTACAGTTTAAGACTATTAATTATTAAACAATAAAAGTCCTGCCCAATCTTTGATCTGAACAGTACATTGCCCGTGGTGTCAGTATCCATTCCTACGGTCTTTCTTCTAAGATCCATAACTAGATTTTAGTGGATTAGCAGCTTTAAGCCCAATATCTAATTTCTAACAGTTTCCAACTGTGGCTATACTTCTGCTCTATTGAGACAACGTCTTACTTTTGTTCACTGTTTTTACTATTGAAAGTCCCAGACTATAGTGCATGAAAACCTACTATTACAAACATAAAACTCAATTAGAatacagtttttccatcactATTGTCACAGACTTCTTACACCAATACTTCCTAGGAATAACAGTCACTGATTAGATGTATGAGTGATTGTTGAGGACATGAAGGTGTAGGCAATGTGGTAAGAAAACAAAGATTTTTCATCCTTATGGAGCTGCATGTGAATATTAAGTACAGGTTTTGGATACCCATCACTGGGCAGAGACTGTCAAGAGATGCAATGCATTTTCTGTAGGCTCCCTTTTATCCTTGTGGTCTTAGTTACAGTGGCAGAATGTTTAAGTTataaacagggttttttttttctttttttttttttttgtagatgtggctataaaaacccaaaacaaagctgttgccatcgagATGATGCCATCGAGATAATTCctactcataataaccctacaggaaggagtagaactgcctcataggttttctagtgagcggctagtggatttgaactgctgaccttttggttagcagcggagctcctgtgccgccagggctccaatgtaACTATATCTGATTAATAAtcagtttatttttttccccagattcAGTCAGTGCTTGTTCTTTTGTGGTATTACATTGCCTTTTCACCATTTCTGCCTTCATAAAGTACAACATTGTGCAGTTGTAGGAGGCTACAGATGAAGTcctaaaaatgtcactttaatataaaatctaagcTTCAGAATTTAATTGTAGGTCTCAATTTATCAAATaggcaatgttttattttgataaacGTAAGAGCTTAAAAACGAATTAATTACTTTTGACTCCTGAACCcagcattttaattaatttatgatCTGGCCGAATTTGGAATTATATACAATTGATCGGAAGTttgtaagagaagaaaaaaaaaaaatcatctatccCTGGTTTTGTGGGTCAATGTCCAAAACTGGTTTCACTTCTACAGTTCATTTAAACTCTTAGTTTCTGTTGCAGAGCTTTGGATCATACATTCAACTTCCATGAAGTATTACATGGTAAACGGCCATGAATATGGGTCTTTTTATATATCTTTTTCTGGAGGTATACCTACTCATATAATttctgatttttgtacatttttatttctagaatttgATTGAAGTTTAAAAATGAAGAATCATACAAAGAACATAGAGTTTATTCCACTGAGACTGACAGATAATTCTCAGTTACAGATTGTCATTTTCTTGTTTCTACTTCTCAGTTACATGTTGAGCATGATAAGGAACCTAACCACCATTGCCCTCACTCTGCTGgattcccatctcaagatcccaatgtatttcttcctttgtcctttccctttcctggaaatctcattcgcAACTGTTTTCATCCTCAGATTCCTCATCACAACTGTAACCAGGGAAAAGAGCATTTCCTATAACGGTTGTATGCCTCTgttgcttttttatatgttttggggGGTTACAGAGTCTTTCCTTCTGGCTGCTgtgtcctatgaccgctacgtTGCCTACTGCAAACCCTTGCATTGTACATCCATCATGAGCAGCAGACTTTGTCATCAGCTTGCACTCAGCTCTTGGGTCACTGCATTCTTGGTCATTTTCCTGCCACCGTTTTTGTGTCTTCACTTGGATTGTTGTGCTTCCAATATCATTGACCCTTTCATTTGTGACATTTCTCCTATCTTCCAACTTTCTTGCTCAAACACACATTTACTAGAATCCATTGCTTTTTTAATAGCTCTGATTACAATCATTGTCACATTGGTATTAGTAATCATTTTTTACTCCTATATCATGAAGAAAATTGTAAAATTCCCTTCAgctcagcaaaagaaaaaagcctTTTCCACCTGCTCTTCTCACATGATTGTTGTCTCCATCACTTATGCTGGTTGTATCTTCATCTACATAAAGCCAGCAGCAAATGAAAGAGTTACTTTAAGCAAAGGAGTAGCTGTGCTCAGTACTTCAGTTGCCCCTTTGTTGAACCCATTCATTTATACTTTGAGGAACCAGCAAgtaaaacaaggcttcagggctGAATTCAAAAAGATATTTTCTACTTCAGACAAATAAGGTTATCTGTTTAAAGAAATTAACATGATGACATTAAAGAAACATTGAAAAAGAAACTGATGCTTCCAGTTTATGgaattatatttaatatttaagtcCTTGGATTATTTACGGTTACCTGATCATAGAAACTTTTTCCATTCTGTGCATCATGACTTTAACTTTCTCTTTCTCTATGAACTGTTTTAATATCAAATGCATGAGAGGTTTGATTGCATTAGGGAATATAAATACTTGGAGAGTACAAACCTGTTTTATAAATAATGAGTCTGTTTTGTTTAGAAACCATGTTCTTGGAAACttaataaatttaattttgtcATCATAAACTGTGTTTAAAATGTACTAAGAGAGCATAATCTTCAAAAGAGTAATATAGAGAATTATTTTCTAAGAGATTTTTTTTGAAATGTCAACAGTCAACATAATAAGAATGCATAACTTCTTTAAAATGAACCATAAATTTCCTTTGTGTGATATTTAGTATTTATAGTGGATGTATTTTAAAGttgcacaaaaaaacaaaatatgattAGAACACAAGTAACTTATTCAACACACAATACTTTCAAAAATACGTGAAGTAAGTTTAATCTCTTTGAACATGCCAATGAGTATATTAAATACATGGGAATATATGAGTTTTATGACTTATACCATAATGATTGCTTTTTAATCTTGTACAAGAATGCCAAAGTCTTAAACTTTTAATGACTTGTTTAAAGATAAAATTATGTTTCATTCCTTCCAAAGTATGAGTATGaaattatctatttttttaaacttaaagtgTTAGTTCTTAGAACACATAAATTCCACAACTTTATAGTTGTCCTATTGAATGTGCAGtatacaatctttttttttttttcactttggtaCTGATTAAGCTACTAGCACAAGATTTTTCTCAAGTTGCATCAGTTGACTATGCCAACAGTTACCATACATTTCTTGAGCTAATGTTCCTGAAAATATTTGCCTATTAAATTTAATTGCCAACGGGAAAAGTAAACATGAATAGACCAGTGAAAGTCTATTATTAGGCTATTGATGGACTCTCTGGCCTTCAAGATAAATTGTAGGAAGTTGAAGGTTTTCAGGAAGGGccacagaaatttaaaaagataaatgcAAGTTTGCCTAGGATAAGGTGAGGAGATAAATTTGTAGGGTAATGTGCTAGAGAAACTCCCCATATTGTTTCATCATCTGTACAGCCTCATTGAATAATAAAGCAGTATGCTCTGCCCTTCACCTTCACTTCTTTGGCAGAGCTCTTCTTCTAAATGATTGTACCACAACATGACCACCCATCCAACATGCTCTTAAAAATGACTTTGACACTTCCCTGAAGGAGAGGTGGAGTCTAAGTTTCCTTTCCTTAAATTTGGGCAGAAACCAGTAACATCTCTGATTAGTAGACTTCAAGTCTAGGTCTTAAAAAGACTACAATTCCTTTCTAGGTCCCTCTATTTGGAGATTTTTACACTTGGAACCCAGACACCATGTTGTGAAAAAGCCCAAATGAACCTATGAAGAGTCCCATAGAGGAATGAAGCTAGCCCTCAAACTTACAACCAGCATCAACTGCCAGATGTGTGAGTGAAAGTATCTTCAAGTAATTCAATCCTCTAGTGTTTAAATCTTCTGTATGAGGCTCCAGACATCCTTAAGTAGAGACAAGCCTTGCTGTACTCTGAATAAACTCCTGACAACAGAAAATGTGGGGCCAGTACATGGTTGCTTTAAGCCACAAAGTATTGAGGTAATTTTTAATGAAACCCTGTTAATCAGAATATGGCCAGAATATGATTAGAaaccgaaggtactgaaggaagaagtctaaactgcacaaaaggcattggcaaaaaacaagtctccaggaactggttgaataccaactgagatgtttcaacaaaagggcACTGCACTGAAAGAACTCTCTCGttgatgccaagaaatttgaagacagctacttggcaaaTCAACTGGAAgtgatccacatttatgcctattcccaaggaacatgatccaaccaaatacgaAAATTATTGAGCaacaccattaatatcacacacaagcaaatttttgctgaagatcattcaaaagtggctgtggcAGTGCACCCatcaggaactgccagaaattcaagccagattcagaagaggatgtggaaccagggataccattgctaatgtcaggtggatgctggctgaaaatagagaataccagaaagatgtttatctgtgtttcattgattatgcaaaaacattcaactgtgtgggtaataacaaattacagataacattgcaaagaatgggaatttcagaacacctcattgtgctcatgaggaacctgtacatatatcaagaggcagtcattcgaacagaacaaggggatgctgagtggtttaaagtcaggaaagtagTGCGTCAGAGTTCTCTTGTTTCACCAGGGATTattttagtcatctagtcctgccataacagatataccacaagtggatagcttcaacaaagagaaatttattctctcacagtctagtaggttaaaagttcaaattcaggatgtcagcttcaggggaagaccttctctctctgttcgctctggaggaaggtccttgtcatcaatctttccctggattaggagcttctccacacaggaacccctggTCTAAAGGACTAGCtgttctcctggcactgctttcttggtcgtataaggtccccaactctctgcttgcttccctttgcttttacttcttgtaatataaaaggtggtgcagggcacacccgagggaaactctctttacattgaatcaggaatGTGAAATGAGAAAgggtgttacatctcaccctaatcctctttaaccacagacagagattatgatttataatgcataggaaaaccacaaaatggaggacaaccacacaaaactgggaatcatggcctatccaagttaacacttattttgaggggacacaatccGATCTGacagggacctcaaaccaccaagaaacaagaactagaattgtgtgtcctttggacctggggtccctgcactgacaaTCTCCTGCACCAGGGAAatttgatgacaaagaccttcccctagtgctgacagagaaagaaatcctccccctggagctggcaccatgaattcagacttctagccttctaagctgtgagacaatacatttctctttgttaaagccattaaatatgttttaaagttGATGGAGAGTTGGCAATTACAATTTGATTTCATCCTGCTTCTCCCTTTTAATATATATACTGGAATAGAAAAGATTATGCTACATGAAATCTGTTACATAAATTGCAAACTGTTCAgttaacttttttcaacaatgttaaaaaagcaattaaaaaaagatataaactGACACACTGATAAACTAAGAGTTTATTATGGAAGACAGAGAGATCAGCCACCATCTCAGCTTACCCATCAACATTGATTCAATTCGAAATCACAGTCAGACCCT
Proteins encoded in this window:
- the LOC111749375 gene encoding olfactory receptor 6C70-like, with translation MKNHTKNIEFIPLRLTDNSQLQIVIFLFLLLSYMLSMIRNLTTIALTLLDSHLKIPMYFFLCPFPFLEISFATVFILRFLITTVTREKSISYNGCMPLLLFYMFWGVTESFLLAAVSYDRYVAYCKPLHCTSIMSSRLCHQLALSSWVTAFLVIFLPPFLCLHLDCCASNIIDPFICDISPIFQLSCSNTHLLESIAFLIALITIIVTLVLVIIFYSYIMKKIVKFPSAQQKKKAFSTCSSHMIVVSITYAGCIFIYIKPAANERVTLSKGVAVLSTSVAPLLNPFIYTLRNQQVKQGFRAEFKKIFSTSDK